The following is a genomic window from Clostridium fungisolvens.
GGTATCATAGTATGCCAATATATGAAGTTCTTGAAGTTGTCTTTCAATTTCTCTCTCTAGTTCTAGTAAAGTTTCATGGGATTTATTTAGTTCATCATAATTTTGGTAGATCTCATTTATAGCTTTATCAAAAAGCATTAAACTATTTCTAATAGATATATATATAACCAAAGTTGTTAATAATACAAATCCCCACCCTTTATAGGTTTGAATTTGCTCATATAAATTATCACGCCCTGCTAGCTGTATAGCTAAGTTGTCAGATGTTATGATCCAAATAACACCCACTATTGCATAGACTAACGCCACCTTAAATGATTGCATCTTAGGATCTATCTTATTTGAAGAATCCAAGTAGTCTTGTATATTTTTTGCATCTATTTTGTAAATTTTATTTATGCCTCTCAAAAAAAATTCACCACCTCTATATTATATTGTTTCCATAATTTCATAATTAATTAAGTCAAAACTTTGCAGAAGTGAATTTTCTTACAGTAAAAAAGTCGCTGAAGCGACCTTCTTCAGTGAGTTTTTTTGCGCATCTGCCTTTCCGAATGCATATGAGGAAAATTGGGCAGGCGAATATGATTTATTTTTTACTGTTAACTCTAAACAGCTGTTCTAGACAATTGATATTACTAGGTTTAGCTAACAAAAAAATCTATACTGTCCTATACAGTAAAAAAGCCTAGCATTGAAGTATTATTCACTGCTAAGCTTTTCTCAAATTATTAACTCTATCTATTAAGTAAACTGATGGCTTCACTTTGAGGAACTGGTCTACTAAAATAATATCCTTGTATTCTATCACAGCTATGTTTATTTAGATAATTTAGCTGCTCCTCAGTTTCTACACCTTCTGCAACAACTTTTAGATTCATCTTATGCCCTATATCTATTATATTTTCGACTAAAGATATCTTGTGTTCTTCAGCAACATCATCAATAAAGGTCTTATCAATTTTTAAAGTACTAATAGGCAACTGTTTTAGATAACTTAATGAGGAGTATCCCTTACCAAAGTCATCAAGAGCTATTTTAATCCCTATTTCTCTCAATCTATTTAACTTTTCACTTATATTGTCATAAGTTTCAATAAATATAGATTCTGTAATCTCCAATTCAATGCAATTTGGATCTATTGTAATATCATTTATAATCTTTAAAACATTATCTACAAAATCACTTTGCATTAATTGAATTACTGATACATTTATTGATATATAACATTTATCATGACCATTTATATGTACTTCTTTTATAAACTCACATGCGCTTCTCAGTACCCAATTTCCAATGTCTATAATTCTATGATTTTCTTCTGCTAAGGTAATAAATCTATCTGGAGGTACAAACCCTAATTCTGGACTATTCCATCTAATCAGTGCCTCAAAGCTGCATATCATACCACTATTAGCATCAACTTGAGGTTGATAATAAAGGATAAATTCATTTTTATCTAATGCATTTCTTAAATATTTTTCTATTTCCATTCTTTCAATCACTTTATCATTCATTCCTGAATGGAAAAATGTGTAGTTGTTTTTTCCTAAGCTTTTCGATCTATACATAGCTATATCTGCTTTAGTTAAAAGATCATCTAATACTTTACCGTCTTCTGGGTAAATCGCTATTCCAATACTGGATGTTACCTGTAAGTAATTACTATCTACATTAAATGATGTTTCAAAACACTCTAACATAGCAGTGCAGAAATTCTCTACTTGCGCCCTATCTTCGATTGAATTTAATACTATTACAAATTCATCTCCACCTAATCTAACCAATAAATCATCTTCTCTCTTGATTCTATTAAGTCTATCAGCAATAGCACAAATTAAAAAATCTCCAAAGTTGTGGCCTAATGTATCGTTTATGTATTTGAAGTTATCAATATCAATAAATATTAATGCTGTTTTATTATGTTCATAGACACCTTTTTTATCAAAATACTGCTCTGCTACTTTATGCATATACTGCCTATTAGGCAAATCTGTCAAATAATCATGATATGCTATGTATTCTAATCTATGTTGATATTCCTTTATGTCTGTTATATTTTTATGTGATCCAGCTAACCTATATGGTTTTCCTTCTGAATCAAATAATGTTTTCCCTATAGTTTGCATCCATGTGTATATACCATTAACATCTTTGATTCTATACTCTATTGTGAAGACTGAACTTTTATTCTCCCAATTTTCTTTGATAACATTTTGAAGTCTTTCATAATCTTCTTCGTTAACTAGCTTAGTCCAATCTATATCTTTTGTCTCTTCCCTATCATATCCTAATATATTGTACCATTGATCTGAAAAAAACATTTTTCCTTCTTTTATATTCCAATCCCAAAGTGCATCATAAGATGCTTCAGTTATAAGCTTGTACCACTCTTCATTATTTCTTAACAATTCTTCATTTATTGATATTTCTGTATATTTTTCTCTTAGTTCTTGCTCTAAGGCAGTTATTTCCTCAAACGAAGCTTCTAAATCATTATATTTTTCTCTTAATTCCTGCTCCAAAGCTCTCACTTCTTCGTAGGATGCTTCAAGTTCCTCATAACTACTCATCAAGTTTTCTTCGTATTCTCTTCTCTTATCTGCAGCCTTATTTAATGCTATTGCTAACTGACCGATCTCATCTCTGGATTTCATTGTTATTTTGTGCTCTAGATTTCCTTCAGTCAAAGATTTTGCAAAATCTAATATTGTCTTAATTTTACCTGAAATCCTATAGGCTATAAAATGACCTACAAATATTGAGACTATAAACCCTAATACCCCGATCGTAATTGTTGATATGATGGTATCATGATATAACTGTTTATTAGAATTATCATACTTCTCTGCAACTCTTGAGTTATATTCAATATAATTTTCAGTATTTTTTACTATATTCTCACTTACTATTTCTAGATCATTGTATACAATCCACGCCTTATCATAATTTCCTTCATCTATGTATTCTAATAATCTTTCTCTATATTGCCTATATACACTCAATATATTTTTTAGGTCACCAAATAATTTCCTATCATCACTGTCCACTATATGTTTCTCATAATCAGCTAGTAAATTATCATCCTGGTTTTTCAATCTATTTATTTCATCAACCAAAGTTTTTACTTTATTGGAGTTTTTCTCATCTAATACCATATAAATATCAAGATTAATTTGGACTAAATTTGATTTTACTAAGGTAATATCTTTTATTACTCTTGAATTTCTGTCGTGCATAATCACACTATTATTATTGAGATCT
Proteins encoded in this region:
- a CDS encoding EAL domain-containing protein gives rise to the protein MNFIYRLRMRSKLIIAFTAISLFSGVMGLVALKNIRDLNNNSVIMHDRNSRVIKDITLVKSNLVQINLDIYMVLDEKNSNKVKTLVDEINRLKNQDDNLLADYEKHIVDSDDRKLFGDLKNILSVYRQYRERLLEYIDEGNYDKAWIVYNDLEIVSENIVKNTENYIEYNSRVAEKYDNSNKQLYHDTIISTITIGVLGFIVSIFVGHFIAYRISGKIKTILDFAKSLTEGNLEHKITMKSRDEIGQLAIALNKAADKRREYEENLMSSYEELEASYEEVRALEQELREKYNDLEASFEEITALEQELREKYTEISINEELLRNNEEWYKLITEASYDALWDWNIKEGKMFFSDQWYNILGYDREETKDIDWTKLVNEEDYERLQNVIKENWENKSSVFTIEYRIKDVNGIYTWMQTIGKTLFDSEGKPYRLAGSHKNITDIKEYQHRLEYIAYHDYLTDLPNRQYMHKVAEQYFDKKGVYEHNKTALIFIDIDNFKYINDTLGHNFGDFLICAIADRLNRIKREDDLLVRLGGDEFVIVLNSIEDRAQVENFCTAMLECFETSFNVDSNYLQVTSSIGIAIYPEDGKVLDDLLTKADIAMYRSKSLGKNNYTFFHSGMNDKVIERMEIEKYLRNALDKNEFILYYQPQVDANSGMICSFEALIRWNSPELGFVPPDRFITLAEENHRIIDIGNWVLRSACEFIKEVHINGHDKCYISINVSVIQLMQSDFVDNVLKIINDITIDPNCIELEITESIFIETYDNISEKLNRLREIGIKIALDDFGKGYSSLSYLKQLPISTLKIDKTFIDDVAEEHKISLVENIIDIGHKMNLKVVAEGVETEEQLNYLNKHSCDRIQGYYFSRPVPQSEAISLLNR